A stretch of the Amygdalobacter nucleatus genome encodes the following:
- a CDS encoding type II toxin-antitoxin system RelB/DinJ family antitoxin, which produces MAVTKSANVNVRIQENIKQQAEQILETIGIPRATAIDMFYRQIILNKGIPFSLTIPKSFPAQDDMDEKTFNALVAKGYDQAVHGDSYPIDDVFEELGR; this is translated from the coding sequence ATGGCAGTTACTAAAAGTGCGAATGTGAATGTGAGAATACAAGAAAATATTAAGCAGCAGGCGGAGCAGATTCTGGAAACTATTGGAATTCCTAGGGCTACTGCTATTGACATGTTTTATCGTCAAATCATTCTTAATAAGGGTATTCCATTTTCGCTTACTATTCCAAAGTCGTTTCCAGCACAAGATGATATGGATGAGAAAACGTTTAACGCGTTGGTGGCTAAAGGTTATGATCAGGCGGTTCATGGTGATAGTTATCCGATAGATGATGTTTTTGAAGAGCTTGGACGTTGA
- a CDS encoding helix-turn-helix domain-containing protein: protein MVLSEKLYELRKKGGLSQEQLAEQLGVSRQAISKWESGKAIPESDTLISISKYFNVTLDYLMKEDGSAVSESVANTESDQPRTNTRREKRILGIVTCIAGIVCLIVWGLVSIFMPSTSSQISDSSMITIDGDGIFLIICLAAIIAGAVLLLKSTSNK, encoded by the coding sequence GTGGTACTTTCAGAAAAACTATATGAGCTTCGAAAGAAAGGCGGCCTTTCACAGGAGCAGCTTGCAGAGCAGTTGGGCGTATCCAGACAGGCGATATCAAAGTGGGAATCCGGTAAGGCAATTCCAGAAAGCGATACTCTTATTTCCATCAGTAAGTATTTCAATGTAACGCTTGATTATTTGATGAAAGAAGATGGCTCTGCCGTATCTGAATCGGTGGCAAACACCGAGAGTGATCAGCCGAGAACAAATACCAGAAGAGAAAAGCGTATTCTTGGAATAGTCACCTGTATTGCTGGAATTGTTTGTTTGATTGTTTGGGGACTCGTTTCAATTTTTATGCCATCAACGTCAAGCCAAATCAGTGATTCATCAATGATTACCATAGACGGAGATGGAATATTTCTGATTATCTGCCTTGCGGCCATAATTGCCGGCGCAGTTTTGCTCCTTAAGAGTACATCTAACAAATAA
- a CDS encoding CadD family cadmium resistance transporter: METIVSALLVFVSTSIDYLVVLTILFASQGKKGLKSIYVGQYLGTGLLVLASLIAAYFLNFIPQDWIIGLLGLIPLGLGIRAIFVDEDIDEEDIEGKITGDGSKILAFTSLTVAMGGDNLGIYIPYFTGKSLIEISISLVIFALGILILCKSSQNLASISAIGETVEKYEKVIVPVVFIGLGLYILTENGTINYFIGQVLKVV, from the coding sequence ATGGAAACAATAGTATCCGCTTTATTAGTTTTTGTTTCTACATCCATTGACTACTTAGTTGTTTTGACTATTTTATTCGCTAGTCAAGGAAAGAAAGGTTTGAAATCAATTTATGTAGGGCAGTATTTAGGTACAGGACTGCTTGTACTGGCTAGTCTTATTGCCGCTTACTTTTTAAATTTTATTCCACAAGATTGGATTATCGGACTCCTTGGCCTAATTCCGCTAGGTCTTGGTATAAGAGCAATTTTTGTGGATGAAGATATTGATGAAGAAGATATCGAGGGAAAAATTACCGGAGATGGATCAAAAATCTTAGCATTTACAAGTTTAACAGTAGCAATGGGTGGAGATAATTTAGGAATTTATATCCCCTATTTTACAGGAAAGAGTTTGATTGAGATTAGTATAAGTTTAGTAATATTTGCCTTAGGGATTTTGATTCTATGCAAATCATCTCAAAATCTCGCCTCAATTTCTGCTATCGGAGAGACTGTGGAAAAGTACGAAAAAGTAATTGTACCTGTCGTGTTTATTGGACTCGGTCTATATATATTAACTGAAAATGGGACGATTAATTATTTCATAGGTCAAGTCCTAAAAGTGGTGTAA